In a single window of the Stigmatopora nigra isolate UIUO_SnigA chromosome 7, RoL_Snig_1.1, whole genome shotgun sequence genome:
- the fhl3a gene encoding four and a half LIM domains protein 3: MADRFDCDNCKESLYGRKYIQSEDSPYCIPCYDSLFSNTCDECKELIGHDARELFYEDRHYHEHCFRCFRCDRSLADEPFTNQEEALLCNDCYCNEFSSKCVACDKIVMPGTRKLEYAGSTWHEGCFVCHACEQPIGSKSFIPEKDEHYCVSCYEDKFAPRCTRCKKTLAKGGVTYRDEPWHKECFVCSGCKTQLAGQHFTSREDNPYCLKCFGSLYAKKCEACSKPITGFGGGKYISFEDRQWHQPCFTCTQCSVSLVGAGFFPDGERILCRDCHNGL, from the exons ATGGCCGACCGCTTCGACTGTGACAACTGCAAAGAATCCCTATACGGCCGCAAGTACATCCAATCAGAAGACAGTCCTTACTGCATCCCCTGCTACGATAGCCTCTTTTCTAACACTTGTGACGAGTGTAAGGAACTCATTGGCCATGACGCCAGG GAGCTCTTCTACGAGGACCGGCACTACCACGAACACTGCTTCCGCTGTTTCCGCTGCGACCGCTCACTGGCCGACGAGCCATTCACCAACCAGGAGGAGGCGCTGCTCTGCAACGATTGCTACTGTAACGAGTTCTCTTCTAAGTGCGTCGCCTGTGACAAGATCGTCATGCCGG GTACCCGAAAACTGGAGTACGCGGGGTCAACATGGCACGAAGGTTGCTTCGTCTGCCACGCCTGCGAACAACCCATTGGCTCCAAATCGTTTATCCCGGAGAAGGACGAACACTACTGCGTGTCTTGCTACGAGGACAAGTTTGCGCCACGTTGCACGCGCTGTAAAAAG accctgGCTAAAGGTGGCGTAACCTACCGGGACGAACCGTGGCACAAAGAGTGTTTCGTGTGTAGCGGCTGCAAAACGCAGCTGGCCGGACAACACTTCACTTCGCGAGAGGACAACCCGTATTGCCTCAAGTGTTTCGGAAGCCTTTACGCCAAGAAATGTGAGGCGTGCAGCAAACCCATCACAG GTTTCGGCGGTGGCAAGTACATCTCGTTCGAAGACCGCCAGTGGCACCAACCGTGTTTCACCTGCACGCAGTGTTCCGTATCGCTGGTGGGCGCCGGTTTCTTCCCCGACGGCGAGCGAATCCTATGCCGCGACTGCCACAACGGCCTATAA
- the rspo1 gene encoding R-spondin-1: MATDKGGDQARGTMRLGMVTLAMLFLSYVSDGHVGKPSKTRKQRWVSSDGTPSCPKGCERCSEDNGCTKCKAKLFIYLERNDVRQVGVCLASCPMGYFGMRNPEGNNRCTQCKIDKCDACFYRNFCTKCKEGLYSHSGRCYSSCPPGKHPANDTMECVDCQLSEWSQWSPCVKRNKTCGFRRGWQSRVRLPLSHSLSQCAPQTGRRKCVATKVPCLRGWQFFFRFFAHAWYSACGNGLPPGGKSAVRQADSCQKKSKRGQLQNSKGAKDGARGGGRRRQKGQRGTTVVPNVTSSSGT, encoded by the exons ATGGCGACGGACAAAGGAGGAGATCAAGCAAGAGGGACTATGCGGCTGGGTATGGTAACCCTGGCCATGCTCTTCCTCAGCTACGTGAGTGACGGCCATGTTGGAAAGCCTTCAAAAACCAGAAAGCAGAGATGGG tGAGTAGCGATGGCACCCCATCATGCCCCAAAGGCTGCGAACGCTGTTCCGAAGACAACGGTTGCACCAAATGCAAGGCCAAACTCTTCATCTACCTGGAGCGCAACGACGTTCGACAAGTGGGCGTGTGCTTAGCGTCCTGTCCAATGGGCTACTTTGGCATGAGGAACCCCGAAGGCAACAACAGATGTACCC AATGTAAAATCGACAAGTGTGACGCCTGTTTCTACCGCAACTTTTGCACTAAATGTAAAGAGGGTCTTTATTCGCACAGCGGGCGGTGTTACAGTAGTTGCCCACCCGGAAAACACCCTGCCAACGACACTATGGAGTGCGTGG ATTGTCAGCTGTCCGAGTGGAGCCAATGGAGTCCCTGCGTAAAGAGGAACAAAACGTGTGGGTTTAGAAGGGGTTGGCAGTCGCGGGTTAGACTTCCGTTGTCGCATTCCCTTTCTCAATGCGCGCCACAGACGGGGAGGCGAAAATGTGTGGCGACCAAGGTGCCCTGCTTGAGAggttggcaattttttttcagattt tttgcccacgcCTGGTATAGCGCGTGCGGGAACGGACTCCCACCCGGAGGGAAATCGGCTGTTCGGCAGGCGGACAGCTGCC agaaaaaatccAAGCGGGGTCAGCTTCAAAATTCCAAGGGTGCTAAAGATGGCGCTCGGGGAGGTGGCAGGAGGAGGCAAAAAGGCCAAAGGGGGACCACTGTGGTCCCTAACGTCACCAGCAGTTCGGGGACTTAA